A genomic stretch from Anaerolineae bacterium includes:
- a CDS encoding NAD(P)/FAD-dependent oxidoreductase: MERSTHHYPHVVIVGAGFGGLWAVRALARTSVEVTLVDRHNYHTFLPLLYQVAAAEIEPEAIAYPVRAILRRYGNVRFRMAEVHEVDRDARLVRTSQGNIPYDFLILALGSISHFFGIPGAAEYAFRLKTMDEAIVLRNHILGCFERASCEPDPARRRQLLTFVIVGGGPTGVEFAGALAELIGGSLHRDYPHLDFREVHIILLEAMEALLPNLPQRLQAYALARLRSMGVEVRLQAPVSRIEPHVVRIRDGTSLPTETVIWTAGVQGEPQAKAWGLPIARAGRIAVQPTLQVPGHPEIYVVGDLAYLEEDGIPLPMVAPVAVQQGQWAAQNILRQLRGEEPQPFRYRDRGTMVTIGRNAAVAHVSRRSFTGFSAWLLWLGVHLFNLIGFRNRLLVLMNWAWDYLFYERTIRLILPASLNPLQRRASSDAAAPPADPIPPVGCTR; encoded by the coding sequence ATGGAACGTTCAACACATCACTATCCTCATGTGGTGATCGTCGGGGCGGGGTTTGGTGGACTGTGGGCTGTCCGCGCCTTGGCTCGCACCTCGGTAGAGGTCACACTGGTAGATCGTCACAACTACCACACTTTCTTACCCTTACTGTATCAGGTGGCCGCGGCCGAGATCGAGCCGGAGGCCATCGCCTATCCAGTGCGTGCTATCTTACGACGGTATGGCAACGTCCGCTTTCGAATGGCTGAAGTACACGAAGTGGACCGGGACGCCCGCCTGGTGCGAACCAGCCAGGGGAACATTCCCTACGATTTTCTCATCCTGGCTCTGGGCAGCATCTCACACTTTTTCGGTATCCCCGGCGCGGCGGAATACGCCTTTCGGCTGAAGACCATGGACGAGGCCATTGTGCTGCGCAATCACATCTTGGGCTGCTTTGAGCGAGCATCGTGCGAGCCCGATCCGGCGCGACGCCGACAGCTTCTCACCTTTGTCATCGTCGGCGGCGGGCCCACCGGCGTGGAGTTCGCCGGCGCCTTGGCCGAACTGATCGGTGGGTCACTGCACAGGGATTATCCCCATCTGGATTTTCGAGAGGTGCATATCATCCTGCTAGAGGCAATGGAGGCGCTGCTTCCCAACCTACCGCAGCGGTTGCAGGCATATGCGCTCGCGCGTCTGCGGAGCATGGGGGTTGAGGTGCGGTTGCAAGCCCCGGTGAGCCGGATCGAGCCCCACGTGGTCCGCATTCGAGACGGCACATCCCTGCCTACGGAGACTGTGATCTGGACGGCTGGCGTGCAAGGGGAACCTCAGGCGAAGGCATGGGGCCTGCCCATCGCGCGCGCGGGGCGGATAGCCGTTCAGCCCACTCTCCAGGTGCCTGGCCATCCGGAGATTTACGTCGTGGGTGATCTGGCCTATCTAGAGGAGGACGGCATCCCTCTGCCCATGGTGGCACCGGTAGCCGTGCAACAAGGTCAGTGGGCTGCTCAGAACATTCTACGTCAGCTTCGCGGCGAGGAACCACAGCCCTTCCGCTACCGCGACCGCGGCACAATGGTGACCATTGGGCGGAACGCGGCGGTTGCTCACGTGTCCAGGCGGTCTTTCACAGGGTTCTCAGCGTGGCTTCTATGGCTAGGGGTGCACCTGTTCAACCTGATCGGCTTCCGCAACCGCTTGCTGGTGCTCATGAATTGGGCATGGGATTACCTGTTCTATGAGCGGACGATACGTCTGATCCTACCGGCAAGCTTGAATCCTCTGCAGCGCCGCGCGAGTAGTGATGCAGCAGCTCCACCAGCCGATCCAATTCCTCCGGTAGGATGTACGCGTTGA